The DNA window CAAACTATTGAGTTAAGTCAAATGCCCGCAAGGATGCTCAGAACTACCCCCATAGAGGGAGCGATTTTCGGTCGGCATGCTCCTAACATCTAAAACAAGATTTTGAATGCATGAATGCGCCCAGAGGACGAGTCCATGGTGATGACGCAAGCCGCCGTAAGTCGAACAAAAAAGCCGGTATTGGTTGCTGTAAACAATTCCATAAATTCGGAACAGCGCATGCAAGCTTTGCGCGCCCATACGTTGTTCCGGTTGATGCAACCGGACGATGTGGATGCGTTGATTCAGCAGTCACGCCGTATCCGCTTGGGCCATCACCAGCTTTTATACCGTCAGGGTATGCCCGCCCACCACTTCTTTTTTGTGATCTCCGGCCGCCTTCGCTTATATCGACTGGATTCATCAGGGGTGGACCGCACTTTGGATAGCATTGCACCGGGAGACTGTTTTGCGGAAACCATGATTTACGCAGACCCGGCGGAATACGCTTGTTTTGCCGAAGCCCTGAAGTCCAGCGAAGTTTTGATGATTCCCGTCGCGGCCTACAAAGCACTGTTGGATGCAAAACCCATCTATGCCCAAGCAGCATTGCGTCACTTTGCTATGAGGGCTGTGACTCGTTTCCATGACTTGGAAATTATGACCGTACAGAGTGCCAAAGAGCGGTTGATTCGTTACCTCCTTGATCTGCTTCCGGAGGATGTTTCAACGGGCGGGGAGGTTGAATTGCCTTTGCCGAAGTGTTTGGTGGCATCTCGCCTTGCCATGCAGCCTGAAACCTTCTCGCGCATTTTAGCGGAGCTGAAAGCCAGTGGTCTGGTACGGGTAAACCGGAGTCGGCTGTTTATCGCTGACCCGCAACGGTTGATCGAAATTAGCCATTAACGTGATGAAATTTAAGTGATTTCAGTCGGCTAGCCCCTCTAGAGCTATTCAAATAGAGGTATTTGATCTATCTCATTTTTGATCCACCCTGTGCTGTATCCGTTGAGAATTTTGGGGGTTTGAGTGATTACCGCATTACGTGTTTGTTTGGCTCTGCTGGTGATGGCGTCATCAGCGGTAATGGCTATGCCTCTGAAAGACTATGAGCCCGTTTCTGGCCGTCAGGTTATCCAGAACGCGATGTCTGATGTCACGGATATTCAGCCCCGTGAATCGAATCGTGCCATCCAGGAACTCTATGCTGGCGAAGAGTTGGTTGGATATGCCTACCAGACACTGGATTTTGTGCAAACCCCCGCCTATTCCGGAAAACCGATCAACGTCATTGTGTTGCTTGATACCGAAGGCGAGATCACTGCAACTCGCGTTATCCAGCACCACGAACCGATCCTTCTGATCGGTATTCCCGAAGCCAAAATGCATGTCTTTACCGATCAGTACGCCGGTTTAAAAGCAGACCAGCGTGTCACTGTGGGCGGAAAAACATCGGAGCGCCGGGTGGCGGTGGATGGCTTGTCGGGCGCAACCGTAACGGTGATGGTTATCAACGAAGTCATCATGAAAACTGCCCACCGGGTAGGTGGTGAGTTGGGGCTTGTCGAAGTCACTAGCGGCAGCAAACGACCGCCGTTGGCCGAGGTTGATCAGCGTACTTTTGACGAAAAAACTTGGGAAGAACTCACCGGAGATGGCTCGATACGCCGGATGCACCTGACTCGGGGCATGGTAGACGATGCATTCAAAGGTGGGCCAGCCGAGGGTATTGAAGCAGCGGCTCCGGAGCAGCGTGATGACACCTTCATTGATCTGTATGCCGCTTATCTGGATGCGCCCACCATTGGCCGAAATTTATTGGGTGAACGTCAGTACAAGTGGCTGATGTCCGAGTTGCAAGACGGCGAGCATGCCATCGCCGTGATGGCCAAGGGCACCTATTCTTTCCGGGGTTCGGGCTATGTGCGTGGCGGCATTTTTGATCGGGTTCAGATCCGTCAGTTTGGCGACACTTTTAATTTCCGCGATCTCGACTATCACCGCTTGAGTGATGTGTACCTTGAAGGCATGCCGCGCTTGCCTGAAATGGCCATCTACATCATTCGCCAACAGTACAACTTCGACCCCGGTACACCTTGGTCGCTCGAACTGACCATTAAGCGCCAAACCGGCCCTCTCGACAGTGAATTTGCTGTGGTGCCGTTGGAATATCAGTTGCCTGAGCAGTATTACACCCGGGCCGAAGTGGAGCTGTCCGAAGAAGAGTGGTTGGAAGAGCAGCCGCTGTGGGTGCAGGTGTGGTACCAGAAAGAGTTTCAGATCATTTTCCTGGCTCTGGGCATCGGAGTGCTGATGTTCATTCTGTTCTTCCAGGATTGGTTGGTGAAAAAGCCGAGAGCTATGCGCTGGATTCGTCACGCGTTCCTCACTTACACCCTGTTTTTTATCGGTTGGTACGCGCTGGGCCAGCTGTCTATCGTGAACGTGCTGACCTTCGTGAACAGTCTGATCTCCGGATTCACTTGGGAAACTTTCTTGATCGACCCGATGTTGTTTGTGCTCTGGTCGGTGGTGGCGGGCATCGTCTTGCTCTGGGGCCGAGCCGTGTATTGCGGCTGGCTGTGCCCGTTCGGCGCTCTGCAGGAACTGATCAATGAAATTGCCCGCAAGTTGAAAGTGCCCCAGTACACAGTGCCGTTTGCCTGGCATGAGCGGATGTGGGCGATCAAGTACATCATTTTGTTAGTGCTGTTTGGTGTGTCGCTCGAGTCGTTGGGAACCGCCGAGCAAATGGCCGAGGTTGAGCCGTTCAAAACCGCCATCACTTTGCGTTTTGACCGTAGCTGGCCGTTCGTGACCTATGCCGTATTGCTGCTGATCGTGAATATCTTCACTCGCAAAGTGTACTGCCGCTACCTGTGCCCACTAGGCGCTGCACTGGCACTGCCCACCAAGTTGCGGGTATTCGATTGGCTCAAGCGCCGCAAAGAATGTGGCAACCCATGCCGCTTATGCGACCACGAATGTGAGGTTCAGGCGATTCATCCTGATGGACACATTAATTACATGGAATGCCATTACTGCCTGGATTGCCAGATGACTTATTTCGACGACCACAAGTGCCCACCATTGATCGTAAAGCGCCGTGGTAAACGTCGAGGCCGAAACGCACCCGGACGCCCGGAAGAAATTCCAGTCGTTCAGGTGCA is part of the Marinobacter sp. JH2 genome and encodes:
- a CDS encoding Crp/Fnr family transcriptional regulator, yielding MVMTQAAVSRTKKPVLVAVNNSINSEQRMQALRAHTLFRLMQPDDVDALIQQSRRIRLGHHQLLYRQGMPAHHFFFVISGRLRLYRLDSSGVDRTLDSIAPGDCFAETMIYADPAEYACFAEALKSSEVLMIPVAAYKALLDAKPIYAQAALRHFAMRAVTRFHDLEIMTVQSAKERLIRYLLDLLPEDVSTGGEVELPLPKCLVASRLAMQPETFSRILAELKASGLVRVNRSRLFIADPQRLIEISH
- a CDS encoding NosR/NirI family protein, whose product is MASSAVMAMPLKDYEPVSGRQVIQNAMSDVTDIQPRESNRAIQELYAGEELVGYAYQTLDFVQTPAYSGKPINVIVLLDTEGEITATRVIQHHEPILLIGIPEAKMHVFTDQYAGLKADQRVTVGGKTSERRVAVDGLSGATVTVMVINEVIMKTAHRVGGELGLVEVTSGSKRPPLAEVDQRTFDEKTWEELTGDGSIRRMHLTRGMVDDAFKGGPAEGIEAAAPEQRDDTFIDLYAAYLDAPTIGRNLLGERQYKWLMSELQDGEHAIAVMAKGTYSFRGSGYVRGGIFDRVQIRQFGDTFNFRDLDYHRLSDVYLEGMPRLPEMAIYIIRQQYNFDPGTPWSLELTIKRQTGPLDSEFAVVPLEYQLPEQYYTRAEVELSEEEWLEEQPLWVQVWYQKEFQIIFLALGIGVLMFILFFQDWLVKKPRAMRWIRHAFLTYTLFFIGWYALGQLSIVNVLTFVNSLISGFTWETFLIDPMLFVLWSVVAGIVLLWGRAVYCGWLCPFGALQELINEIARKLKVPQYTVPFAWHERMWAIKYIILLVLFGVSLESLGTAEQMAEVEPFKTAITLRFDRSWPFVTYAVLLLIVNIFTRKVYCRYLCPLGAALALPTKLRVFDWLKRRKECGNPCRLCDHECEVQAIHPDGHINYMECHYCLDCQMTYFDDHKCPPLIVKRRGKRRGRNAPGRPEEIPVVQVHE